Proteins found in one Cinclus cinclus chromosome 8, bCinCin1.1, whole genome shotgun sequence genomic segment:
- the C8H1orf146 gene encoding protein SPO16 homolog, producing the protein MAGSCGPEQTRWITTVIMSTALQDHEISTVLQRQQHRVRYSESVETGSVIFPLSGIAFLLADTQDLLRAGEEEFSKRIQKFINIHRNSFLVLSAALHGPEEWSVMFRIQRRFLGSNLRVIPVHNPAEIVKLMLTMAKITSKPQADDTRCKMEMTKAQIIEKSPVWKMLQEYQSHCN; encoded by the exons ATGGCGGGGAGCTGCGGGCCGGAGCAGACAAGGTGGATAACGACGGTCATtatgagcacagctctgcag GATCATGAAATTTCTACAGTTCTGCAGAGGCAGCAACACCGAGTTCGATACTCAGAATCAGTGGAAACTGGatctgtgatttttcctctttctg GCATTGCATTTCTACTGGCAGACACTCAAGACTTGCTTAGGGCAGGGGAAGAAGAATTTTCCAAAAGAATTCAGAAGTTCATAAACATTCATCGGAACAGCTTTTTAGTTTTGTCAGCTGCTCTTCATGGACCAGAAGAATGGAGTGTCATGTTCAGGATTCAGAGAAG ATTCCTGGGCAGCAATTTACGTGTAATACCAGTTCATAATCCTGCTGAAATTGTTAAATTAATGCTAACGATGGCTAAG aTAACTTCCAAGCCACAAGCAGATGATACTCGTTGCAAAATGGAAATGACAAAGGCCCAAATAATAGAAAAAAGTCCAGTTTGGAAGATGCTTCAAGAGTACCAATCGCACTGTAATTAA